A stretch of Colletotrichum lupini chromosome 2, complete sequence DNA encodes these proteins:
- a CDS encoding acetyltransferase, which translates to MTVSTPQTPLSFRPATPSDVPTLLPLIRSAYRGEFSRKGWTTEADLVADQRIDERGLLAKITEPEGAVLIVTDDSADDAVTEKPTTPLACCEIVRSKQDPRVAYFGLFAVSPERQAGGVGRRVLEFAEGYAKREWGVARMEMCVLWMRGELIAWYERRGYVKTGERREFPYKEMVGGVALRDDLWFEVLEKGL; encoded by the coding sequence ATGACAGTCTCAACCCCCCAAACACCCCTCTCCTTCCGCCCCGCCACACCCTCCGACGTCCCCACCCTCCTCCCCTTAATCCGCTCCGCCTACCGCGGCGAATTCTCCCGCAAAGGCTGGACGACGGAAGCGGACCTAGTCGCAGACCAACGCATCGACGAGCGCGGCCTGCTCGCCAAGATCACCGAGCCCGAGGGCGCGGTTCTCATCGTCACCGATGACTCCGCCGACGACGCCGTCACCGAGAAGCCGACCACCCCGCTGGCATGCTGCGAAATCGTACGCAGTAAACAGGATCCCCGAGTAGCGTATTTCGGCCTCTTTGCCGTCTCGCCTGAGCGGCAGGCTGGCGGGGTGGGGAGGCGGGTGTTGGAGTTTGCGGAGGGGTATGCGAAGCGGGAATGGGGAGTGGCGAGGATGGAGATGTGTGTGCTTTGGATGAGGGGGGAACTGATTGCGTGGTATGAGAGGAGGGGGTATGTGAAGACTGGGGAGAGGAGGGAGTTTCCGTACAAGGAGATGGTTGGGGGTGTTGCGTTGAGGGATGATTTGTGGTTTGAGGTTTTGGAGAAGGGGTTGTGA
- a CDS encoding glycosyl hydrolase family 43 protein, producing MFNNLVWASLATSLLVQPLSAGLIPVRRQSTSTTFKSTGNPILADSSVYSADPAPLVVNDTLYILSGRDEAGPNENGFVMNEWQIFEAKNPDPAGADWTLHRDVAQPNSIFSWAAQGTAYASQIVQGPDGKFYLYSPVTQKSTSASDPFAIGVAVSDSPLGPFKDAHPSGPIISQTVPSPGNNIQNIDPTVLVDNGKVYIYFGTFGYLKGYELDTDMVTIKGSVVDVDSLTGFFEAPWLMKRNSTYYMLYAANNAGADSPCTPTSYHACLAYGTAESPLGPWTFRGVFVDIVSSTTSHPGAYQLSNGEWGLAYHTRDAEGGTHFRRSVAIDKITWDDSASPPAINKMVQTKRAAAAAEPTRNIAPKAVASSAGETPIQYWIKSINDGRVEEAPLPPDYWSSYNAEQSPETSTLTLTWNSTVELNGVALALFADQDAGANVGVAPPKSWTVEYQDGTSWKAVSATSFPTDVSDTPKEVSFTTVSTKALRAVLTASGSGGQFAGVAVKEFFAYAPTAA from the coding sequence ATGTTCAACAACCTCGTGTGGGCGAGTCTCGCGACTTCGCTGCTGGTCCAGCCCCTGAGCGCGGGCCTCATCCCGGTCCGCCGGCAGTCCACCTCCACCACCTTCAAGTCCACCGGCAACCCGATCCTCGCCGATAGCTCCGTCTACTCCGCCGACCCGGCGCCGCTCGTCGTCAATGACACCCTCTACATCCTCTCCGGCCGCGACGAGGCCGGCCCCAACGAGAACGGCTTTGTCATGAACGAATGGCAAATCTTTGAGGCCAAGAATCCGGATCCGGCCGGCGCCGACTGGACCCTCCACCGCGACGTTGCCCAGCCCAACTCAATCTTTTCCTGGGCCGCCCAGGGCACCGCCTACGCCAGTCAGATTGTTCAGGGCCCGGATGGCAAGTTCTACTTGTACAGCCCCGTCACTCAAAAGTCAACCTCCGCGTCGGACCCCTTCGCCATCGGCGTCGCCGTCTCTGACAGCCCACTCGGCCCCTTCAAGGACGCCCACCCGAGCGGTCCCATCATCTCTCAGACGGTCCCCTCCCCCGGCAACAACATCCAGAACATTGACCCGACCGTCCTCGTCGACAATGGCAAGGTCTACATCTACTTCGGCACCTTCGGCTACCTCAAGGGCTACGAGCTGGACACCGACATGGTGACAATCAAGGGCTCCGTCGTCGACGTCGACTCCCTCACCGGCTTCTTCGAGGCCCCCTGGCTCATGAAGCGCAACAGCACCTACTACATGCTCTACGCCGCCAACAACGCCGGCGCGGACTCCCCCTGCACGCCCACGAGCTACCACGCCTGCCTCGCCTACGGCACCGCCGAGTCTCCCCTCGGCCCCTGGACTTTCCGCGGCGTCTTCGTCGACATCGTCTCCTCAACCACCTCCCACCCGGGCGCCTACCAGCTCTCCAACGGCGAATGGGGTCTGGCCTACCACACCCGCGACGCCGAGGGCGGCACGCACTTCCGCCGCTCCGTCGCCATCGATAAGATCACCTGGGACGACTCGGCCTCCCCGCCGGCCATTAACAAGATGGTCCAGACCAagcgcgccgccgccgccgccgagccGACGCGTAACATCGCGCCCAAGGCCGTCGCTTCGTCGGCGGGCGAGACCCCCATCCAGTACTGGATCAAGTCCATCAACGACGGCCGCGTCGAGGAGGCGCCCCTGCCGCCTGACTACTGGTCCTCGTACAACGCCGAGCAATCCCCCGAGACGAGCACCCTTACCTTGACCTGGAACAGCACCGTCGAGCTCAACGGCGTCGCGCTGGCGCTGTTTGCTGATCAGGATGCCGGTGCCAATGTGGGTGTCGCGCCGCCCAAGTCGTGGACGGTCGAGTACCAGGACGGCACCTCGTGGAAGGCTGTCTCTGCCACGTCGTTCCCGACAGATGTCTCGGATACGCCCAAGGAGGTCAGCTTCACGACTGTTTCGACCAAGGCTTTGAGGGCTGTTTTGACCGCCTCTGGAAGCGGTGGGCAGTTTGCCGGTGTCGCTGTTAAGGAGTTCTTTGCGTATGCGCCTACCGCTGCGTGA
- a CDS encoding FAD binding domain-containing protein codes for MPSKDFTVLIAGGGIAGLTLANLLERVGINYLILEGYREMAPQVGASIGILPNGSRVLDQIGLYDEIRKLIDEPLYKMSLRDSKGNPTSEYCGVGQQIKQRHGYEVVFVDRQMILEVLWKNLKNKDRILVSKKVMQVSIEPSKVRVETSDGQSYSGDILIGADGIHSKVRSEMWRLADSLEPGRVECLPTVYKCIFGISIIKNWENGTVQTNFNKHFSYLVIAGPSNRVYWFLFVNMGYTHYGPDLPHYTKEDEAKLVKEHQEDKINENFTFRDLYAAKISSLLTPLPEYVFKKWHFNRIMTIGDAAHKLEPIAGQGGNSAIETAAVLVNNLTEALKQNPSGVTTEQIHNVFLETQKKREPRVWPLVHNSHKEQRFAAMESPFLEFAGRYLVPSLSIDEKEGPWSTNFEPGHKLDFLDVPKRPRALPYLDELPSQRLDSSLLPKLVVGAVLAGLLFLAQQVLVIAPEAASGASFVGKPLKTEYTGNTAIDSVLSLLSWAFSEATSGPDPNTRLQCLYFLINLAPVIYIWTIEGYRNGNQLSLVSWPSLFTVYQLVGIGNIAPLYFLISLHTTSSEVYTRPTGRPIPSTVAKALVPALCLGYIIPTALMFIQYGDSVAQQNAIAFWQPSPVYVSILTWLFSGILSVASPIKALDWEIFEKKDQSALQTGYTLTFAVTAITHICALVYAGFKPSVSLFETFFDLPSIASMGLGLNIGGFWKYDMLLCFGAVAVWCLYTVFELRRLGYVTTKVAIRAAAATLMGQALVGPGATYAGLWAWRENVIAGLMIE; via the exons ATGCCTTCCAAGGACTTTACGGTTCTGATCGCCGGCGGCGGGATAGCTGGCTTGACGCTGGCGAACCTGCTCGAGCGCGTGGGGATCAACTATCTCATTCTCGAGGGGTATCGAGAGATGGCCCCCCAGGTGGGCGCAAGTATCGGCATTTTGCCCAATGGTTCTCGTGTTCTCGACCAGATTGGACTCTACGATGAGATCAGGAAACTCATCGATGAGCCTCTTTACAAGATGTCTCTTCGCGACTCCAAGGGCAACCCGACGAGTGAGTACTGTGGCGTAGGCCAGCAGATCAAGCAGCG ACACGGCTACGAAGTTGTCTTCGTGGATCGTCAAATGATTCTGGAAGTGTTGTGGAAGAATCTGAAGAACAAGGACAGGATCCTTGTCAGTAAGAAGGTTATGCAAGTCTCCATCGAGCCGTCCAAGGTGAGAGTCGAGACAAGCGACGGCCAGTCCTACTCGGGCGACATCTTGATCGGCGCCGATGGCATCCACAGCAAAGTCAGAAGCGAGATGTGGCGGCTCGCGGATAGCCTGGAGCCCGG AAGGGTAGAATGCCTGCCGACGGTTTACAAGTGCATCTTTGGCATTTCCATCATCAAGAACTGGGAGAACGGCACGGTGCAAACCAACTTCAACAAGCACTTCTCATACCTCGTAATTGCCGGCCCTTCCAACAGGGTCTACTGGTTCCTTTTCGTCAACATGGGCTACACTCACTACGGCCCCGATCTCCCCCACTACACCAAGGAAGACGAGGCCAAGTTGGTCAAGGAGCATCAAGAGGACAAGATTAATGAGAACTTCACCTTCAGAGATCTGTACGCTGCCAAGATCTCTTCACTTTTGACCCCACTGCCGGAGTACGTCTTCAAGAAGTGGCACTTCAACCGCATCATGACCATTGGCGACGCCGCACACAAG TTGGAACCAATTGCCGGACAAGGAGGCAACAGCGCCATCGAAACGGCCGCAGTGCTGGTAAACAACCTTACAGAAGCCCTCAAGCAAAACCCATCAGGCGTCACGACGGAGCAAATCCACAATGTCTTCCTAGAGACCCAGAAGAAGCGAGAACCGCGCGTCTGGCCCCTTGTTCACAATTCGCACAAGGAACAGCGTTTCGCCGCCATGGAAAGCCCTTTCTTGGAGTTCGCCGGTCGCTACCTCGTCCCAAGCTTGTCTATCGATGAGAAGGAAGGGCCCTGGAGCACAAACTTCGAGCCGGGTCACAAGCTCGACTTCTTGGACGTCCCGAAGAGGCCACGTGCGCTACCGTACCTTGACGAGCTTCCGAGCCAGAGACTCGACTCCTCTTTGCTACCTAAGCTTGTGGTAGGAGCTGTTCTTGCAGGCCTCTTGTTCCTCGCGCAGCAAGTTCTCGTCATCGCTCCCGAGGCGGCGAGTGGTGCCAGCTTTGTGGGGAAGCCTTTGAAGACGGAGTACACCGGCAATACCGCGATCGATTCTGTTCTCTCACTCCTCTCCTGGGCCTTCTCCGAGGCGACCTCTGGCCCTGACCCGAACACGAGGCTTCAATGCCTCTACTTCTTGATCAATCTCGCGCCCGTCATTTACATCTGGACGATCGAAGGTTATCGCAATGGCAACCAGCTCTCTCTCGTATCTTGGCCATCTCTCTTCACAGTATACCAGCTAGTTGGTATCGGCAATATTGCACCGCTCTACTTCCTCATCAGTCTGCATACGACCAGCAGCGAAGTCTACACTCGTCCCACAGGCCGACCAATCCCATCAACTGTGGCGAAGGCGCTGGTTCCAGCCCTCTGTCTCGGATACATCATTCCTACCGCCCTCATGTTCATCCAGTATGGTGACTCCGTAGCCCAACAAAACGCTATCGCCTTTTGGCAGCCCTCTCCCGTCTACGTCTCGATTCTGACCTGGCTCTTCTCCGGCATTCTTTCGGTCGCCTCGCCTATCAAGGCACTGGACTGGGAAATCTTCGAAAAGAAGGACCAGAGCGCGCTTCAGACCGGATACACACTCACGTTCGCCGTCACCGCTATCACACATATCTGCGCTCTCGTGTACGCTGGCTTCAAACCCTCCGTGTCCCTCTTTGAGACCTTTTTCGACCTGCCGAGCATTGCGTCCATGGGCCTGGGGCTCAACATCGGTGGATTCTGGAAGTACGACATGCTCCTCTGTTTCGGTGCGGTTGCGGTCTGGTGCCTGTACACTGTCTTTGAACTCCGTAGGTTAGGATACGTGACGACAAAGGTCGCGATTAGGGCTGCGGCGGCCACTTTGATGGGTCAGGCATTAGTCGGTCCGGGAGCTACCTATGCAGGACTTTGGGCATGGAGAGAAAACGTCATTGCAGGACTGATGATTGAGTAA
- a CDS encoding metalloprotease, whose protein sequence is MKGLVLGLASLGLASAVPRAEQAPVSFRRGCQVSDDGAIQARDAAAVHLTGKSATARRQTYPGNFTVDVNFHIATTEAQADLITDAIVDAQWKILHDSFAKYSINLVLNSTERVVDNLTGSAFLINEGGSAGWVYHEAEYNAYLKASRKGGYDALNLYFFSSYSPGATGYCQFPTVLPAEGTDSLTFAKDSCQLSAMTMPGFTVEQGGFENWNLGHLAVHEAGHWFGLNHTFAGGCSDTAGDFVADTPAQRTEVYGCPTNSDTCPDLPGLDPVHNFMGYADDSCTNEFTPGQKERMFSTFFGWRRK, encoded by the exons ATGAAGGGACTTGTTCTTGGACTTGCCTCGTTGGGCCTCGCCAGCGCCGTTCCTCGCGCCGAGCAGGCCCCCGTATCGTTCCGCCGGGGCTGTCAGGTCTCGGACGATGGTGCCATTCAGGCCCGGGATGCTGCCGCCGTCCACCTCACTGGCAAGTCGGCGACAGCCCGCCGTCAGACCTATCCCGGCAACTTCACCGTCGACGTGAACTTCCACATCGCCACCACCGAAGCCCAGGCGGACCTCATCACCGACGCCATCGTCGACGCCCAGTGGAAGATTCTGCACGACAGCTTCGCAAAGTACAGCATCAACCTGGTGCTCAACTCCACCGAGCGCGTTGTCGACAATCTCACTGGTTCGGCGTTTCTCATCAATGAGGGCGGCTCCGCCGGCTGGGTCTACCACGAAGCCGAGTACAACGCCTACCTCAAGGCCTCCCGCAAGGGCGGCTACGACGCCCTTAACCTCTACTTCTTCAGCAGCTACTCTCCCGGCGCTACGGGGTACTGCCAGTTCCCTACCGTTCTTCCCGCAGAGGGTACGGACAGCTTGACCTTCGCCAAGGACTCGTGTCAGCTCAGCGCTATGACGATGCCAGGCTTCACTGTCGAGCAGGGCGGCTTTGAAAACTGGAACCTCGGCCACCTTGCTGTTCACGAGGCTGGCCACTGGTTTGGTCTGAACCATACCTTTGCTGGTGGATGTTCTGACACGGCGGGCGACTTTGTTGCGGATACGCCAGCACAGAGAACTGAGGTGTACGGGTGCCCTACTAACTCAGATACGTGCCCGGATCTACCGGGTCTAGATCCCGTTCACAACTTCATGGGCTATGCTGATGACTCTTG TACCAATGAGTTCACTCCTGGACAGAAAGAGCGAATGTTCTCAACATTTTTTGGATGGCGCAGAAAATAG
- a CDS encoding FAD binding domain-containing protein: MALLSIFSTALLLLDSSTAQIIAGFQPSIRQVPDVSGYSGCDALIAAGLVNRVFFPPDSEYNSSIASYWSGTVQQLHPWCVVKPETTEEVSSALSALVKTSSAGNWDIAVRAGGHSHYPSNNVAQGVTIDLSRMNATIYKNCSGTASIQPGARWGSVYKEIEKYGQSVTGGREGNVGVGGLTLGGGASFHTGTRGFACDDVKNYEVVLANGSIANANAGENPDLFKALKGGSSNFGIVTRFDMQTFPAAHGGLYGGLLFMSYDQKQAVMEQFVRLIDINEDHPEDTEVVTFTYSGEGPPMIAINAINTAGIANSTSFAPLASLPAIIDDRKRKTYGTLITDYATAGGKRNVWFSLCFHNDIDMMTKMSELYDELLIQLQALIPSPDLGLSVVSQPLPRHFATKGSGNNVLGLDTSLTHNSIVWLVQAQTRTGEQEALAHAKLAAMTAKLEAYAEANGKATAWRYLNYVNPAQDPISTYGEDNVRFLKEIAAKYDPTGVFQTRIPGGFKISKVVL; encoded by the exons ATGGCTCTTCTTTCCATCTTTTCCACCGCGCTTCTGCTTCTCGATTCTTCGACTGCTCAAATCATTGCAGGCTTCCAACCAAGCATCCGTCAAGTTCCGGACGTAAGTGGTTACTCGGGT TGCGATGCTCTTATTGCAGCTGGACTAGTTAATCGGGTGTTCTTTCCGCCTGATTCGGAGTATAACTCCAGCATCGCATCATACTGGTCCGGAACCGTCCAGCAGCTTCACCCATGGTGCGTCGTCAAGCCCGAGACAACAGAGGAAGTCTCGTCCGCCCTTTCAGCTCTCGTGAAGACGAGCTCAGCTGGCAACTGGGATATTGCTGTTCGGGCTGGTGGTCACTCTCACTATCCTTCCAATAATGTGGCTCAAGGCGTGACAATTGACCTCAGCCGCATGAATGCAACAATCTACAAAAACTGCAGT GGCACGGCATCGATCCAACCAGGTGCCAGGTGGGGATCGGTCTACAAGGAGATTGAGAAATACGGCCAATCAGTGACCGGAGGACGCGAGGGTAATGTTGGCGTCGGAGGTCTGActctcggcggcggcgcctcGTTCCATACCGGTACCAGAGGTTTTGCCTGCGACGATGTCAAAAACTACGAGGTGGTCTTGGCCAACGGGTCAATCGCGAACGCCAACGCGGGAGAGAACCCAGATCTGTTCAAGGCTCTGAAGGGTGGCAGCAGCAATTTTGGTATCGTGACTCGTTTCGACATGCAGACGTTCCCGGCGGCGCACGGAGGTCTCTATGGGGGCTTGTTGTTCATGAGTTATGACCAGAAGCAGGCTGTGATGGAGCAGTTTGTGAGGCTCATTGACATCAACGAGGATCATCCAGAAGACACCGAGGTCGTCACCTTTACGTATTCTGGGGAGGGGCCGCCCATGATTGCGATCAATGCCATTAACACGGCTGGCATCGCCAACTCAACCTCATTCGCTCCTCTTGCAAGTCTTCCTGCCATTATCGATGACAGAAAGCGGAAAACGTACGGCACACTAATCACGGACTATGCCACGGCTGGAGGCAAGAG GAACGTATGGTTCTCTCTTTGTTTCCACAACGACATTGACATGATGACAAAGATGTCGGAGCTATATGATGAGCTACTTATACAACTTCAGGCCCTAATCCCCTCGCCTGATCTCGGTCTTTCTGTCGTCAGTCAGCCCCTACCCAGGCACTTTGCGACAAAGGGCAGCGGCAACAACGTCCTGGGTCTCGATACATCTTTGACACATAACTCGATTGTTTGGCTCGTACAAGCCCAGACTCGCACTGGAGAACAAGAGGCGCTGGCTCATGCCAAGCTGGCCGCTATGACCGCGAAGCTCGAGGCTTACGCCGAAGCCAATGGGAAGGCGACGGCATGGCGGTACCTCAACTACGTGAACCCTGCCCAAGATCCAATCAGCACGTATGGTGAGGATAATGTCAGGTTTCTGAAGGAGATTGCTGCCAAGTACGATCCAACCGGGGTTTTCCAGACTAGGATCCCAGGAGGTTTTAAGATTTCTAAGGTGGTGCTATGA
- a CDS encoding C-x8-C-x5-C-x3-H type zinc finger protein encodes MDGMEDLSAYVQQLELFRRNDYTRDQMIQDLLARHGQLQQAYREKCDDYNNERESRRMWQTKANNLGKDVVALNKANESNPFVFVIIDGDGAIFQESLLKRGAEGGAEAGYLLSTEIKNYVTEAYPEAASEDWNIIVQVVLNMDGLAKKLHASGIIPFTTSERTLIDFGRGFGRAQPLFSFIDVGSGKESADHKIREMLRVMVRIGQCKHIFFGPCHDNGYLPVLEPYKLDDKVASKFTLIETTPAEEGFKQLKFHRIIFNSVFMSEKLPERVQRQTMGMPSMLPPPVSSAPTATISAAARPPTGPYHTNSNSANNGAPVEPPRVTSPLSSGSQTPASSWSTMTRVSTAPKPIDIFSTKKAPQPKYYLMNADSQRIDEPLPKVDPMVEKRFNARMTETGKKFCNNYHLHGECKNPVCSYIHGDKLSASEMVLLKQKSRGIPCSLGSECDDVNCTLGHHCRWLKDCNHSYCRFQGYHDISPKPRVKCFEDGSMKIIDKL; translated from the exons ATGGACGGAATGGAGGATTTATCGGCATACGTGCAACAACTGGAGCTTTTCCGCCGCAATGATTACACCCGTGATCAGATGATCCAG GATCTACTTGCTCGCCACGGCCAGCTTCAGCAAGCTTACCGGGAAAAGTGCGATGACTACAATAATGAGCGCGAATCGCGCCGGATGTGGCAGACCAAGGCCAATAATCTGGGAAAGGACGTAGTGGCTCTTAACAAGGCAAAT GAATCTAATCCATTCGTCTTTGTTATAATTGATGGTGACGGCGCCATCTTTCAGGAATCTTTATTGAAGAGGGGCGCAGAAGGAGGTGCCGAAGCCGGGTATCTTTTGTCGACAGAGATAAAGAATTACGTTACCGAGGCCTACCCTGAGGCTGCCAGCGAAGACTGGAACATAATCGTACAGGTGGTACTTAACATGGATGGCCTTGCAAAGAAGCTGCACGCATCCGGTATCATTCCCTTCACCACCTCAGAACGAACTCTCATCGATTTCGGACGCGGCTTTGGCCGCGCTCAGCCTCTATTCAGCTTCATCGACGTCGGCTCAGGCAAGGAGTCGGCCGACCACAAGATCCGCGAGATGCTCCGCGTCATGGTCCGCATCGGCCAGTGCAAGCATATCTTCTTCGGCCCCTGCCACGATAACGGATACCTCCCGGTCCTGGAGCCGTATAAGCTAGACGATAAGGTGGCTTCAAAGTTCACCCTCATCGAGACGACCCCCGCCGAGGAGGGCTTTAAACAGCTCAAGTTCCACAGAATTATCTTTAACTCTGTCTTTATGTCGGAAAAGCTTCCCGAAAGAGTCCAGCGACAGACTATGGGCATGCCGAGTATGCTTCCTCCTCCCGTCTCCTCCGCACCGACCGCCACCATCTCCGCCGCCGCTAGACCGCCCACCGGCCCGTACCACACCAACTCCAACTCCGCAAACAACGGCGCCCCCGTCGAGCCGCCTCGCGTTACCAGTCCGCTGTCCAGCGGCTCCCAGACGCCCGCGTCTAGTTGGTCTACGATGACGCGGGTCTCGACGGCGCCCAAGCCCATTGACATCTTTTCTACAAAAAAAGCGCCGCAGCCGAAATACTACCTCATGAACGCCGACAGCCAGCGCATCGACGAGCCGCTGCCAAAGGTCGACCCTATGGTAGAGAAGAGATTCAACGCGCGCATGACGGAGACGGGCAAGAAGTTCTGCAACAATTACCACCTACACGGCGAGTGTAAGAATCCAGTCTGTTCCTACATCCACGGCGATAAGCTTAGCGCCAGCGAAATGGTACTATTGAAGCAAAAG TCTCGCGGTATCCCCTGTAGCTTGGGTTCCGAATGCGACGACGTAAACTGCACACTCGGCCATCACTGCAGGTGGCTCAAGGACTGCAACCACAGCTACTGCCGCTTCCAGGGCTACCACGACATCAGCCCCAAACCGAGAGTCAAGTGCTTCGAGGATGGCAGTATGAAGATTATCGATAAGCTCTAA